A genomic stretch from Setaria italica strain Yugu1 chromosome VII, Setaria_italica_v2.0, whole genome shotgun sequence includes:
- the LOC101780345 gene encoding ribosomal L1 domain-containing protein 1, with amino-acid sequence MASTPSTPASRLRREDAARAVAALLRWLQKHPTPAPEPIYLIVALKSAPARRFKHQLRLPHSPFPSISLVSDRLPADLPDDVDPLPSSALRSLPATARRGLVLVDRRLRVPGAGGSGKPAGAKRGVTVPVDPSDPAWAESAREAARCVELQVEGGTCRAVRVGHGAMAREEAVENVVAAVEAAAACVPRKWRNVRALHIKSPESVALPLYSVPGTSSGQDVDGDGNPEAAKREFAAAAAEEQGRVKRRKKSGVDCN; translated from the coding sequence ATGGCATCCACTCCCTCCACCCCCgccagccgcctccgccgcgaggATGCGGCCCGCGCGGTGGCCGCACTCCTCCGGTGGCTCCAGAAGCACCCgaccccggcgccggagccCATCTACCTCATCGTCGCCCTCAAGAGCGCCCCCGCCCGGCGCTTCAAGCATCAGCTCCGCCTCCCGCACTCCCCGTTCCCCTCCATCTCCCTCGTCTCCGATCGCCTCCCGGCCGACCTTCCCGACGACGTCGACCCGCTCCCTTCCTCCGCGCTCCGGTCCCTCCCCGCCAccgcgcggcgcggcctggTCCTCGTCGATCGCCGCCTCAgggtccccggcgccggcggcagcggcaagcCGGCCGGCGCCAAGCGCGGCGTGACCGTGCCTGTGGACCCGTCCGACCCGGCGTGGGCGGAGTCCgcgagggaggcggcgcggtGCGTGGAGCTGCAGGTGGAGGGCGGGACGTGCCGCGCCGTGCGCGTGGGCCACGGTGCGATGGCGCGGGAGGAGGCCGTAGAGAACGTGGTGGCCGCggtggaggcggccgccgcgtgcGTGCCGAGGAAGTGGAGGAACGTGCGGGCGCTGCACATCAAGTCCCCCGAGTCGGTCGCGCTGCCGCTCTACTCGGTGCCCGGCACGAGCAGCGGCCaggacgtcgacggcgacggcaaccCAGAGGCTGCGAAGCGGGaattcgcggcggcggcggcagaggagcAGGGGAgggtgaagaggaggaagaagagtggCGTGGATTGTAATTAG